Below is a genomic region from Heptranchias perlo isolate sHepPer1 chromosome 26, sHepPer1.hap1, whole genome shotgun sequence.
GGAGAGTCTCTTTAACGTCATTAAAGTCCATTCCTTTTGGAGTACCTGGGTGAAAATACAGAGCAGAGCTTCAGTGGGAATACTTAGGTTTTGCTTTAAACGAGCGTGTATCATCACTCCTTCTGGGCTCTTATTCCTGTCCCCTCTGATCTCAAACGAAACTCTCACATCTCCTCCACTGTTGTAACTGACTTTAGTTTCTTCTTTTGTGCCAAACACTCCTTTCTAAACAATTTTTTAACTCCCTGAAAATCCATCCAAGACTCAAACCCTGCTCTCATATCTGGAGAAGTTCTAAaacctctcccacactcccgggCAGGATACAAGAAAAACATCCTCCAATAGGGGATGCTCAGTCTCCAgccccaatctttctctcccctctatACACCTCTTccaatccattttaaaaatcattgcTACCATGGTTACTGTAGAGCTATAAATAACCCATCAtagctgctcttcctcctcctgcatccTCATGGTGTcgaaatcaagactcatcgcaacccatcgagtctacagcacagaaacaggccattcggcccaacaggtccatgccagcatttatggTCAACAAgaatctcctcccaccctacttcatctcatcctatcagcatatccttctattcctttctccctcatgtgtttatccagcttccccttaaatgcatctatgctatttgcctcaactactccttgtggtagcgagttccacattctcaccactctctgggtaaagaagtttctcctgaattccctattggatttattagtgactatcttatatttatgacccctagttttggactcccccacaaatggaaagattttctctacgtctaccctatcaaaccctttcattatcttagagacctctatcaggtcacccctcagccttctcttttttttgaaGAGAAAAGACCCCTAGCCtgattagtctttcctgataagtatatcctctcagttctggtatcatccttgtgaatcttttttgcaccttctccagtgcctaaagatatcctttttataaaatggagaccagaactgtccacagtaatccaaggttctacacaagtttaacataacttctctgcttttcaattctatccctcttaaaaattaaccccagtgcttgatttgccttttttatggttttattaacctgtgtcgctacttttaggagatttgtgtatctgtatctagagatctctttgttcctctaccccgttcacactattatccaagcagcatgtgaCCTCCCtaattttcctaccaaaatgcaccacctcatacttatctatattgaaattcatttgccaattacacacccattctgcaagcttattaacgtcctcttgcattttaacagattcttcctttgtattaactacaccccccaattttgtgtcatctgcaaattttgcaattgtacttccaattccagagtccaaatcgttgatgtaaattgtgaacagtggtcccagtgccGATCCCTACCCAGCACCTACTGTaaatgatttccccctccccaccaggttatgatggagctgtatagaacactggttaggccacagctggagtactgtgtgcagttctggtcgccacactacaggaaggatgtgatcgctttggagagggtgcagaggagattcaccaggatgttaccagggctggagcgcttcagctatgaagagagactgggaagattgggtttgttttccttggagcagaggaggctgaggggggacatgattgaggtgtacaaaattatgaggggcacagataggatggatactaaggagctttttcccttcgttgagggttctataacaagggggcatagattcaaggtaaaaggcgggaggtttagaggggatttgagaaaaaactttttcacccagagggtggttggagtctggaactcactgcctgaaagggttgtggaggcaggaaccctcaacattcaagaagcatttggatgagcacttgaaatgccacagcatacaaggctacggaccaaatgctggaatatgggattagagtggacagggcttgatggccggcgcggacacgatgggccgaagggcctctatccgtgctgtataactctatgactctaaccccTTACCTCTCTTcacccttcccttcctcctccaaCCTACaggcttttcaaaaaaaaaggatGGTGGTTCCTCATTTTCTTCATCTTCTCACCTACACTCTCCATGGTTTCCAGCACCATGGACCATTGCCCTTCACTTGAGAGTTcgtaacagcaaaaaaaaaaattaaaaactctgGACTTGCCTTCCATTAATACGTGGAGCACATCCTTCAGGATGGAGATGGTGGTCCCCAGAACCAGCACAGAGAAAAGGAAGGTGCAGATTGGGTCCATAATTTTATATTCAGGCTAAACACAGATTAAAAGAAAATTATTCAAATGCAATGAGCACGTATTCAAAACACCCGACACATTAGGAGATTGAAAGCAAGGAAAGGACTATTACATGGTCAGGAGCCTCTGATCCCTTGACCCCTGTGCAATACATCCCGGAAATGTCATACGGGAGTGATTTGATGGAACCCCAGGCAGCAAGTTGGATGTTTAAACACAAAAAAAACCTCAATATTTTGAGAGCAAATTCACCATCTAGTGTAggacatccccgattttcatcgctccaccattggcagtcgtgccttcagccgtctaggccctgacctctagaattccctccctaaacctctccacctttaagatgctccttaaaacctacctctttgaccaagcttttgggtcacctgtcccaatatctcatgtggctcggtgttaaattttgtctgataacgcacctgtgaagcgcattgggactaaaagtagcaacgcaggttaataaggccataaaaaagtcaaatcaagcactggggttcatttgaagggggaatagaattgaaaaattaagaagttatgttgaacttatatagaatcttggttaggccacacttggagcactgtgcacagttctggtctccatattatagaaaggatatagaggcattggagcaaaacagattcacaaggatgataccagaactgagaggatatccttatcaaggCAGgcctgggctcttttctctagaaaaaaaggttgaggggtgacctgatagagatctttaagataatgatggggtttgatagcATAGACGTacggaagatgtttccacttgtgggggagtccaaaactaggtgccataaatataaaatagtcactaataaatccaatggggaattcaggagaaacatctttacccagagagtggtgagaatgtggaactcgctcccacaaggaatagttgacgCAAATAGCGtggatgcattaaaggggaagctcgataaacacatgatggagaaaggaatagaaggatatagtgatagggtgagacgaagtagggagggaggaggctcgcatggagcacaaacgccggcatggaccagttgggccgaataacctgtttctgtgctgtagcttcgaTGTTTGGCAACCCTccagactagggttgccaaccctctaggATTGCCCTGTAGTCTCcagcaattaaagattaatctctaggACATTACTGCGAGctacacccgggagaaaaattatAGGGGCAACAAAAAAAGAGTggggtttttttccccccacattATCTTTGCAaacttttattagttataaaaatattggagatgggggggaaaaAGACTGGTTGGTTGGACATATCCCTGGAGGTTTTGTCACATAATTTcctacctccaactgccccacccagtcagagttggcaaccctactccagaCTCAGCctccccttttcaaagttacaagTTCtcccatctttttttttaaaataagagcATCGTCACTGAAATGCTGCCCGCCTACCTTAAAATAGATGATATAAGCAGCAATCAGGACTCCGAAGCTTTGCAACAGGTCTCCCACGACGTGGATGAAGGCGGCTCGTACACTGGGGTTCACACGGCCAACGGACCTAGAGTCCTGGGGGCTGGACTCTGTGTCCTGTGATCTGACCTCTCCTTTACTGCCGTGGCTGTGGTTGTGACCAGACTGATGAAGGATGATGCCCATTCTGTgggggaggaaaaggaacaggcaAGAGGAAGAAATTAGAACTGAGGGGATGGCAAGTCTTAAGTTTCgaaaaacaaaaatcaaaaggcacatttatttttttttaaattaatcagATAGTGTGGCTTAGTctttgtatctgcgctggtgaatgtTGTACTGAGCTCCACAGACAGGGAAGGACCCAGGGTTAATTCACATTCTGACTTTGCTGAGCTCTAACTAGGAGAGAGACAAGGGTGGTACAGTTGGCCCTCAGTGCCACTGGGATAGgaagagaagatttttttttttaaaaaagaggtagGGTTTCCAATCTCAATTGCTACCCAGTGAACCCCACTGACCTCTGCTGCAAAGCAAGTATACACATAGGACCAGGGTCGTCTGTGATGCCCCTACCCCTTGTCCTTAAGCACTCCCCCAGCCCCACCCAACAGCCTGCCAATGCTTGAACCTTGGCTCGTGCCATGAAGGATGACCACTTGGGAGAGATGGTAACAATGCTGgtggtgtccatggaactgtactccagaaaCAGTCAGTGTCATTCAGGAGAGGAATGGGCAAGAGCAAATTGGAATTTATGGCAGTCACTTCTTACAACACCTCTGATGTGTTAAAATTGAAAAATGACAGCACGTTTAACTGTGTTACTCTCCCACGGGTCAAGGATTTCCTGTAACAGAGAAGACAAGACCACAGGCCTAATAGCAGGCCGGTCACCAGGAAGCATGTTAATGGTTTCCCCATCTCCGCCCCCGCCTCCCTCCCGCAAGAGGTTTTGTCTTTTGATTGGCGCCTCCACACAGCAATGCAGTCGGAATCAGTAATTCAAAGTGGAATAGAGGAgtgcggggggaggtggggggggtttggGCAAAACATAAACCCAAATTACATGGtgcccccaatattacacagccATTTAGTTCAGTAGCTTTAAAGAtgtttgggggaaagagagagctgatgAACTggatcatgtctgggtctgttgtggactaattgatagagattgattgctctgattagtcaatAATTCCATTATCGATGTATCCCAGATAGTGGAAGGCCCACTAGAGGGACCAGAGTCTTTTCTCGTCCagcaattccaatgttcctaaggCTACAAACTCACATCACCATGAAAGTGTGGCTATTAAGAAAGCCATAAGGTCgcaagttaactgatctcaatcTCAGACAGCAGGGATGTGAAATTGCTCTCAGCACCCTGGGCTCAGAAGGAGGGGAAAGGCATCAGCCAGgatccctgctcctgatctctaCTCAGTAACTCCTGGCGAAAAGCACAAAATGTGTCTTGTCAGGTGAAGAATGGATTTGGGCTCAGCAGTGATGCCTCCATGGAAGAGCAGCGAGCCAGCCAGCCAACATTCACTAGGATCTCACACGAGCAATGGCCACTCGAGCAAGTTACCGAGCGGCAGCAGTGAAACCGTGCCCCAGCAAGGATTAGCGCCTTCATGACCGGAGAGGAGAAAACCCGGGAATAAAAAGTAACAAAATGCCACTGACAAACAAGACGATACTCACACGATATTAACAGCAACAGCACATCCTGACGTGATCAGCATGGCACCACCATTAATTTCATACTGGCCAGAAATAAGTCGCTTGACCGCTAGATACACAAGCACACCAGTCACCACCCAGATGGACAACACAGAGATCAGGGCTCCTAGAATCTCTTCAGGAAACCAaaggaagagggaaaaaaaagttaatttgcgTAAaataattggagagattcaaaaaaGAACAGGCACAGGTAAATCTTGATTTACAATACCGTTGGATATCtattctttcctcctcctcctcctcctcctcctaggcGTGAGTCCGGAGAGTAGTCTTTTGAAGGATGGAATAGTAACATAAGAGAAacgcgtaggccattcagcccctcggacctgctccgcattcaattagatcatggctgacctgcacctcaaTCTCTAATTtttccacctttgctccatagccCAACAAAACTCTATCTTCACCAAACATCCACATCCATgccctttccagcaggagtcactggattgcAATAAGAAAATCTGACTGCTTTCTTCCCCTAatctttggtggggggggggggggcagggggagggaaaaCACTGAGGCCAACAGCTGACCCAGGTAAGACTACctggtgcatttaccaactgaagCATCAGGTGAGCTGAAGCCTCAGATATTTGTGAGAAAGATAATCATCCTGTATGTAATTACACTTTAACATGTAACAGTTAGTCACCATCACGTCAGTGTTTCCAAAGCCAGCTTGGAAAAACATGCAATTtggctccagctccagctcccaCTGAGCGACAACCGATTTCAAGAAATGGTGAAATATCAAGAGAGCGTGCCGGAGTGCCAGACCGCACCGCTACAGAGGTGGGATACAAGTCCGTCAGGGGGCTATGGTCGGGACATTGAGGGGGCAGGGCAAATGGAATCCACAGTCCTCCCCACAAGTGGGAGGTGAAAGGATCTTTGGCGACATATGCAAGAAGAGCTGCTCAGAAATGGACACGTGCAACTGTCGTGACTTGTGAAATGCTCATCCAGAGGGACTTCATGATATTGTGCCCCATCTATACAAATGGCGGGTTAAACACTCGGGAGCCAAATTGGCCTTGAAATCGACTTCAATagaaaaaggagaaaaataaaaaagtCAGGCGGACGGTAAAATGGGCAGGTGATTCGCTGTCTTCCATTTTGCTCTACTGCCCGAAACCATTCACCCCCCCCAGTATCCAAAATTTCAACCCATTCAGGATTCACATAAACCCCTCCCCTACCACCCATTCATGCTAAAGTCAAGCAATTAATAACCAGTTCTATTCCATGGCCAGAATGCCCTAGAGTGATCGCAAGACCGTTTTTGGCAAAAAGATTGGAATGCGTTACAGTTGATTTACTCGGATGAACTCAAACCAAGCATTACATAACTGGTTACATTCACAACATGACGCTGTCCACATCCCGATACAAATGCCAGATTTGACCTCACCTGAGCGATACCAGCCAAAGTTCATGGTTTTAGTTGCAGGCCGAGAGGAAATCCACAGTGAAAACAAGCTGACGAGCATGGTGGCAAAATCCGTTAAAAGATGAGCAGCATCAGTCATGATAGCCAGACTCCGAGCCAAGTATCCTCCTGAGTGGGGGAGATGAATGGTAGCCAAGGATCAGAACATGGCGTTGCAATAGCCCCACTACATTTATTCCAACTTTCCTAAATATCCAGgacattagagccaggccgttcaggggtgatgtcaggaagcgcttcttcacacaaaggggagtggaaatctggaactctcttccccccaaaaaaaagctgttgaggctgggggtcaattgaaaatttcaaaactgagattgatagcaagggtattaagggttacagaatcaaggtgggtaaatggagttaagatacagatcagccatgatctaactgaatgacggaacaggctcaaggggctgaacggcctacgcctgttcctatgttctcataACCCCCTCTAGAAGATGGTCACTCTttctgggtacagttccaaggACACCAACTGAcctccaagtagccattcttcatgggtgAACCTGGGCAGTGAGTTTCAGTGGGCTGTTTAATCACAATGGAGCCAACCCGCCCTCTCACTTGCTGTCCACACATTTGCACCTTTCCAGCAGGTCATTTAGATAGTGACCAGGGGTGGGAACCCTGGCCGATTTTTACCATCCTCAACCAAAGACACCAAGACCAGTTGCAGTGCCCCCTCCCCACCATGGGCCCAACTGACCGAGCACATAAAATCAAATCTGGAGCCTTCCTACTCTTAACCACAGTGGATCTACAAAACCAAATCTTGGCTTGTGTCTGCTCCATGATGCAACCCAATAAACAACCATTCCAAATCACACGTGAAGTGGACATGTTTGGATGGTACCACTGCAAAAAAAGATTTCCACTTACTTGTagcaaggtgtcagccgtggctcggtgggaAGCACTctcaagtcagaaggtcgtgagttcaagtcccactccagagagctgagcgcacaatccaggctgacactccaagtgccagtgctgcactgtcaaaggtgccgacttttggatgagacattaaacagaggtcccatctgccctctcagatggacgtaaaaaaaTCCCACAGCCCTATTCAAAGAAGACGTAGGGAattctccccactgtcctggccaatatttatccctcagccaacatcactaaaacagattatctggtcatttattacattgttgtttgtgggatcttgctgtgcataaattggctgtcaGGTTACAACAGAGACTTCACTTCagagaaaaaatatttaattggctgtaaagcgcttttggacgtcctgaagtcacgaaaggcgctatagaaatgcaaattatttccttcTTTACCTATCACTTCTCCGATTATAAAGACCAAGCAGACAGCAGAAGCTAGATACAGCCTCCGCCGGGCATGATCTCGGCCCCCTTCCTTATGGTCTCCAGATGATTGGTTGGAATGACAGTGCCGGGGCTCCAACTGACCCGGCAGAGGGTTGGCACGTGTCAGGCTGCCGTACAAATTGTTTGAAAAGGCTTCACGCTGCTCCAGACAAGCGCTGTAAACAGAAGAGGAAAAATGCAGAATAGAAACAGaaatcggccattcagcccatcgaacccaCTCAGCCATTCtatctttttaatcccaattccatgctctttttctccatatcccctAAAATCCAATTGACTTCGCATTCATGATCCTCTGGGGCAACATGTTCCACGTTTCCTGAATTCACTGTTTCAGGCGATGGGCCACTTTTAATATGGAAGCTGGGGTCCTATGATGCGAGTAGGACCGCGATTGCCATTTTGGGTTGGATTAGGTCGGAGCTGGTGGGTGCCTGCTCCGTGCACACGTCCGTCCCACGGGCGATGGAACCCAGGGTAAGAGTCATGTTATTTTCTtgggccccggaggagcaggagcgaaCCTCCAAAACTTACCTTGCTGTCCACCCCGCCCCGATCTCAAGACCTCCATCCGGTGAGGTGCATTAGGAATTCCGTTTGGTGCCCCGTGGTTCACCTACCAGATTTAAATCACGGGGGACCTCCCCATGGCCTGAATGGGTGGCCAATCAGTCACCCAAAAAGGTTAAAATAGACCCCATTATTTCTCCTTACTGTGTTGAAATCGTCTCTGACCAACTCATTCTTTCAAGACCTCAAAACTATTGACCCCCTGACCTCCCTCCTACAAGCTGCAGGTTTTTGAAATCAAAACTTGGCATCAGCTTATCTCTAATTCCTGATTTGCTTTGTTCTCTCTCCTCTGCTTTTTCTTTCCACCATTTTTTGTCGAttttcccaccccatccccccccaccttaCTGGGTTTGGTTCCTCGGGCTCACACATTTTCTGGTGCCTCACCCCAGCAACCCCCATTCTTCATGGGCGAGTCCAGACAAGAAACTATTCGACTGCAAGGATCTTCACAAATCTGATTTGGTTCTTGCCCAACATCTGTATACACATAGCCACACTTCCaataggaaggggagagaggtgggggaaggaAGACAGGAAGGGCGACACTCGTGATAACTCTGTCCAGACTCACCCGGCGGAGGGGCAGCTTCCCGGGGGCGGCGAGTCTTTCAGAAGCGGCAAAGTCTCGCTCATTTGATCCATCGATTTTCCAATTTAAAATCCTTCGAAAGGAGAAGCGGGGGTAGGGGTGAATTAAATTCCCCTCCGAATCCCACTGGCGACGGCTCCCAGAACTGGCTCTCTTGAAAAGGAATCAGGAGACCGGGCGGTTACGATCCAGATCCTTTTATTTGCAGTTTAGGAGCGTGTGGAAGGGCCGATCCCGGCTGCCCGCAGGCCGTGTGCAATGGCAAACTCGTTCGCAAACTTTTCGGGAAACTTTGAAATCATTTTGAACCATTGACTGCCCTGAAAAAAGGGGACGGGACGGGACGATATGTTTAAATGACACAAGTAGCCTGGAAATTGGGATCGTGTGAAAAAACGGATTGCAAAATAAGTATTTAAAATCTGATAGATGTGAAATTAATACTGAAACTAACACGTCTGTTCCAGGCTGGATGGGATTGAGGTGTGTGAGGAAAAGGGCGGGGTAATTAATATTGCTTCTCTCTCAATCGCTGTGTGTTTGTGGGCCAACACAGGCAGGGAAAGTCtctaagcacagaaacaggctattgagcccaagtgtttatgcttcacaggagccttcTCTAACCTAACTctatatcctattcctttctccctcatagaaTGATTATagaagagaaggaggccattcggcccatcgagcccacgcCTGCTcgt
It encodes:
- the LOC137342877 gene encoding proton-coupled zinc antiporter SLC30A2-like, encoding MDQMSETLPLLKDSPPPGSCPSAGACLEQREAFSNNLYGSLTRANPLPGQLEPRHCHSNQSSGDHKEGGRDHARRRLYLASAVCLVFIIGEVIGGYLARSLAIMTDAAHLLTDFATMLVSLFSLWISSRPATKTMNFGWYRSEILGALISVLSIWVVTGVLVYLAVKRLISGQYEINGGAMLITSGCAVAVNIVMGIILHQSGHNHSHGSKGEVRSQDTESSPQDSRSVGRVNPSVRAAFIHVVGDLLQSFGVLIAAYIIYFKPEYKIMDPICTFLFSVLVLGTTISILKDVLHVLMEGTPKGMDFNDVKETLLLIDGVKAMHSLHIWALTVNQPVLSVHIVINDDANAQVILAEANQMLQSKFDIYSTTIQIENYSRDMVECRECQEPRD